Proteins encoded by one window of Hyphomicrobium nitrativorans NL23:
- a CDS encoding DUF2497 domain-containing protein, which yields MNRPDKPGELSIDEILASIRQNVSEEPDAPAQSALDPVPEASPPVVPGHAAPPPLETPPSLQDRLNGTFGNGLSAGGARVAGPNGTKRLLPFDQDLADLLDEPDAANAASATPKPETRLAPEPGGHGATPPSVTNGPVEPAAAANAPSSPSPDAAASAPPAAPAPFGRGFAESAPAPRPQTFGFPPLTNRKGFFPPERPEPVLPPVRSDDLAKTAAPNPLLAAKEPSPAPALSSSSSANASAADRVSTADPATRFPDFGSVVPSDVAGRGQPTPDSAFGAPPRVGSGAAAHVGTNGFSLRLPQLDQSEPHTSLGRAPPSPSLSTAASPVVPNPAAPEPAKTSFGAKPDAAPVAADAAGKDAAADALGALAQGLAASTAKSDMPDGVGAAALQDRARASSASAQAAASPLPAAPPATAPVATQLVSEADAAPGRTLEDVVADMLRPMLQKWVAENMPRIMEKALRSEMQRTLGSGGGTKPPGS from the coding sequence ATGAATAGACCGGACAAGCCGGGCGAGCTCAGTATCGACGAAATCCTGGCGTCGATCCGCCAGAACGTTTCCGAGGAGCCTGACGCTCCGGCGCAGTCCGCTCTCGACCCTGTGCCGGAGGCTTCGCCGCCCGTGGTCCCGGGTCACGCTGCCCCGCCGCCGCTGGAAACACCTCCCTCGCTTCAGGATCGGTTGAACGGGACGTTCGGCAACGGCCTCTCTGCCGGGGGGGCGAGAGTTGCGGGACCGAACGGGACGAAGCGTCTGCTGCCGTTCGATCAAGATCTTGCCGATCTTCTCGACGAGCCGGATGCGGCGAACGCCGCGAGCGCGACGCCAAAGCCCGAGACCCGGTTGGCGCCAGAGCCGGGGGGACACGGTGCGACGCCGCCATCCGTGACGAACGGTCCCGTGGAACCGGCGGCTGCGGCGAATGCTCCGTCGTCTCCTTCGCCCGATGCCGCTGCATCGGCGCCGCCCGCCGCGCCTGCACCTTTCGGTCGTGGTTTTGCGGAGAGCGCCCCTGCGCCACGTCCCCAGACGTTTGGCTTTCCACCGCTGACGAACCGGAAGGGTTTTTTTCCGCCGGAGCGGCCGGAGCCGGTGTTGCCGCCGGTCCGGAGCGACGATCTCGCCAAGACTGCCGCGCCCAACCCGTTGCTTGCGGCTAAGGAACCATCGCCAGCACCGGCCCTCTCCAGCTCCAGCAGCGCGAACGCCAGCGCTGCCGATCGGGTTTCGACGGCCGACCCGGCAACGCGCTTTCCGGATTTCGGCTCCGTCGTGCCCAGCGATGTGGCGGGACGTGGCCAGCCGACGCCCGACAGCGCGTTCGGTGCGCCGCCGCGTGTCGGCAGCGGTGCCGCGGCGCATGTGGGCACGAACGGATTTTCGCTTCGTCTGCCTCAGCTCGATCAGTCGGAGCCTCATACGTCTCTCGGCCGCGCGCCTCCGTCTCCCTCGCTTTCGACGGCTGCGTCGCCCGTCGTTCCGAATCCGGCTGCGCCGGAGCCAGCGAAGACGTCATTCGGCGCAAAGCCCGACGCTGCTCCCGTTGCTGCGGATGCGGCGGGCAAGGATGCGGCGGCGGATGCGCTCGGTGCGCTTGCGCAGGGGCTTGCGGCATCTACGGCCAAATCGGATATGCCCGACGGCGTCGGCGCGGCGGCGCTTCAGGATCGCGCGCGTGCGTCGAGCGCTAGCGCTCAGGCGGCTGCATCGCCGCTTCCGGCTGCTCCACCGGCAACGGCGCCTGTGGCGACGCAATTGGTTTCCGAAGCGGATGCCGCGCCAGGACGTACGCTTGAGGATGTGGTGGCGGATATGCTGCGCCCCATGCTGCAGAAGTGGGTGGCGGAGAACATGCCGCGCATCATGGAGAAGGCGCTCCGCTCCGAGATGCAGCGAACGCTCGGCTCCGGCGGCGGCACCAAGCCGCCGGGCTCGTGA